The Nostoc sp. 'Peltigera membranacea cyanobiont' N6 genome contains the following window.
CTATTGTATTGAAAGTTTTATTAGAAATCATTTTACGAAGAATAGCTGATATACCAGGATTACCCAATTGGTTATCCCAATTTCTCCGAGATGGTAGATTAATTATTTATGGTATATTAATAGTTTTAGGAACTATATTTTTCCCCCAAGGATTTGTAACTCCAGATATTTTAAAAAAGTGTAAAAGGTTATTTATAAATTTAATTTCAAAAACATCCAAACAGACAAATTAATAAACACAAAATCCAGGACTAAAATGATAAATGACAAATAACATTGTTTTAGAAGCCAAATCACTAACTCGCCGCTTTGGGGGTTTAGTGGCGGTGAATAATGTATCTTTTACAGTCAATCAACATGAGATTTTTGGATTAATTGGCCCTAACGGTGCTGGGAAAACAACACTGTTTAATTTGATTACAGCTTTTATTCCCCTTTCTAGTGGAGAATTGCGCTATCAAGGTGCTAATATTTCCCAATTACGCCCGCATCAAATTGCAGGTTTAGGTATTGCTCGGACTTTTCAAAATATTCGCTTATTTGGTGAATTGTCAGCATTAGAAAATGTAATAATTGCCCGACATTTGGATAATAAAAGTAACCTATTAACAGGACTTTTGGGATTACCACCAGCCCGTCGGGAAGAGAAAAAAAGCAG
Protein-coding sequences here:
- a CDS encoding ABC transporter ATP-binding protein: MTNNIVLEAKSLTRRFGGLVAVNNVSFTVNQHEIFGLIGPNGAGKTTLFNLITAFIPLSSGELRYQGANISQLRPHQIAGLGIARTFQNIRLFGELSALENVIIARHLDNKSNLLTGLLGLPPARREEKKSRRKALQLLEMVGLSDRADEKAKNFAYGDQRRLEIARALALEPQILLLDEPAAGMNPNEKQQLSEFIRSLREQFNLTIVLIEHHVPLVMGLCDRIAVLDFGQLIALGEPAVVRNDPAVIEAYLGNE